A window of the Gossypium hirsutum isolate 1008001.06 chromosome A05, Gossypium_hirsutum_v2.1, whole genome shotgun sequence genome harbors these coding sequences:
- the LOC107961010 gene encoding uncharacterized protein has translation MERLNREKERGKNKREAETPSVGQRHRARARDNRPVRAGPPTINPGVPPYADCGKACGSMEHRLRECPRRPDQRQVFGRGDVQPPRGGQQPLRGHGQGRGGNGLGRGAPSRGAGHVEVRQPALVYATRCREDGDAPELLQDYEDVFSEAPKGLPPLRGIEHQIDLVPGASIPNRPAYRCNPEETKELQRQVEELLDKGYIRESLSPCAVPVLLVPKKDGTFRMCVDCRPINKITVKYRHPIPRLDDMLDELHGSIIFTKIDLKSGYHQILMREGDEWKTTFKTKFGLYEWLVMPFGLTNAPSTFMRLMNHVLRLHLGFIVSAQGIHVDEDKVKAIKEWPTPKLGQGKLSKRHARWVEFIETFPYMIQYKTGNDNVVADALSRRYTLITTLNAKVLGFEHIKELYDDTDFSHIYKNCGHTAFEKFYLVDGLLFRLNRLCIPKCSMRELLIHEAHSGGLMGHFGVAKT, from the exons ATGGAGCGTCTGAatcgggaaaaagaaaggggtaagaataaaagggaggctgagactcctaGTGTTGGACAAAGGCAtagggctagggccagagatAATAGGCCAGTTAGAGCAGGGCCCCCTACTATTAACCCAGGGGTGCCACCTTatgctgattgtgggaaag cttgtggTTCTATGGAGCATCGTCTAAGAGAGTGTCCCAGAAGACCGGATCAAAGGCAAGTCTTTGGTAGAGGTGATGTACAGCCACCGAGGGGTGGTCAACAGCCTCTCAGAGGCCATGGTCAGGGCAGGGGTGGAAACGGTTTGGGCCGTGGAGCACCgagcagaggtgctggtcatgttGAGGTGAGACAGCCAGCGTTGGTCTATGCAACACGTTGTCGAGAGGATGGAGACGCTCCAGAG cttttgcaggattatgaggatgtttttagtgaggcccctaaaggtttaccacctttacgagggatagaacatcaaattgacttagtacccggagcttcaatcccaaatcgaccagcctatagatgcaatcccgaggagacaaaggaattgcaaaggcaagttgaggaattactagacaaagggtacattcgtgagagcctaagtccttgtgctgttcctgtcttattggtgccaaagaaagatggtacgtttcgtatgtgtgttgattgtcgcccaatcaacaagataacggtaaagtatcgacacccaatccctagacttgatgatatgcttgatgaattacatggttcaataatatttacaaaaattgatttaaaaagcggttatcatcaaattctaatgagggaaggggatgaatggaaaacaacctttaaaacaaaatttggattgtatgaatggttagttatgcctttcggccttactaatgcacctagtacatttatgagattaatgaatcatgttttgaggctacatttgg gtttcatagttagtgctcaaggtattcatgtcgacgaggacaaagttaaggcaattaaggagtggccgactcctaaattg ggacaaggtaagttgagtaaaagacatgcccgatgggtagaattcattgaaacattcccttatatgattcaatataaaacaggtaacgataatgtagttgcagatgctttgtctagacgatatactttaataactacattgaatgctaaagtcttagggtttgaacatattaaagagttatatgatgatactgatttcagccatatctataagaattgtggacatactgcttttgaaaaattttatcttgtagatggcttgctttttcgtttaaacaggttatgcataccaaagtgttccatgagagaattgttgattcatgaagcccatagtgggggattaatgggacattttggagtggccaaaaca